One stretch of Pseudobdellovibrionaceae bacterium DNA includes these proteins:
- a CDS encoding error-prone DNA polymerase produces MATSTDGAVAPLSPTASGAIAHREGTLAPVARPVRFIELMARSNFSFLQGASHPNEMVEQAIREDYEGIALCDLNGLYGVVRGHHTASEPSLFVASVSPKESFRYLVASELTLVDGTSIAFMPMTFEGYSNLCLLLTIGKRNVAKYFSEITLEQVEAHAAGLLAFPLPPFNVERFEHLRRIFGDRLYLPVWRDLTWESLEFGRQAFELERTHEAQLFVTQRPFMHTPERKRLFDVLTCIHHHTTIGEAEQTLIQNSERYLRPLADLAVLWRDRPDLLEESVEIAKRVDFKLTDIKYQYPHSKIPAGMTATTYMRHLVEEGARRRFPKGVTPEVRHQIDHELEIIRDLAYEDYFLTVYEICEFAREKGILYQGRGSAANSVACFCLGLTAVHPEKVGLLFERFISRERQEPPDIDIDFEHERREEVIQHIYRTYGSEHAAMVCTVIRFKSRLAIREVAKVLGIPLSTVNAMVKFMGRDGMRRLVADESLHEKFKIEKWRWLAMLQLTQEIKGFPRHLGIHTGGFLITQEPITRIVPVEKATMDGRYVIQWNKDDINDMKLMKIDVLGLGMLSALRRCLELLRTHKNFRGDLAELPSEDPATYDMICKADTVGVFQIESRAQMQTLPRLQPRNFYDLVIEIALVRPGPLQGGMVHPYLRRRKGLEKPTYAVKELEPVLRRTLGVPIFQEQVMQIAVAAAGFTPGESDELRRIMSRAWRQEGTMEGVRGRLFRGMAEKNIPQSMAEQIYQTIEGFANYGFPESHSASFALLAYASCYIKCHHPDVFTCALLNSQPMGFYPPRVLIREAQKSGVKFLPLDIQTSDVEYRLLSRPREAEGYRAPERPPRLDHLDDIRVGFIGLSAFPREWMEKIVSERHARGHYLSLEDFVRRLEMPRPLLAKLARAGAFQCWGLEPRRLLWQIESLSLDPQSFLWGQAKENPDDRETELPFESNWDRMAREYESSGYSLDTHPLGILRAGINARSEQLRARRLIPFSDSRDLERDRSGLKVRVAGMIGVTQRPPTAKGMCFITLEDEFGFMNIVIPPDVYQRDRHTVYSNGFLEVQGRLEKTGDGLVNLRAERVFLLRIETTTPELDHSSRHW; encoded by the coding sequence ATGGCTACTTCGACTGACGGGGCCGTGGCCCCTTTGAGTCCGACCGCCTCCGGCGCGATCGCCCACCGTGAAGGAACACTTGCGCCGGTCGCGCGGCCCGTGCGCTTCATCGAGCTCATGGCCCGTTCGAACTTCTCGTTCCTGCAGGGCGCCTCGCATCCCAATGAAATGGTCGAGCAGGCGATCCGCGAGGATTACGAAGGGATCGCGCTGTGCGACCTGAACGGCCTTTACGGCGTCGTGCGCGGCCACCATACCGCGTCCGAGCCGTCGCTGTTCGTCGCCTCGGTTTCGCCGAAAGAAAGCTTCCGGTATTTGGTCGCTTCGGAGCTCACGCTCGTGGACGGCACCTCGATCGCGTTCATGCCGATGACGTTCGAAGGCTACTCGAATCTGTGCCTGCTTTTGACGATCGGCAAACGCAATGTCGCGAAGTACTTCTCCGAAATCACCCTCGAGCAGGTCGAAGCCCACGCGGCGGGACTGCTCGCCTTTCCGCTGCCCCCCTTCAACGTCGAACGCTTCGAGCATTTGCGCCGCATCTTCGGGGATCGTCTTTATTTGCCGGTGTGGCGGGATCTGACCTGGGAGTCGCTCGAGTTCGGCCGGCAGGCGTTCGAGCTCGAGCGCACGCACGAGGCGCAACTTTTCGTGACCCAACGCCCGTTCATGCATACGCCCGAACGCAAACGCCTTTTCGACGTCCTGACCTGCATCCATCACCACACGACGATCGGAGAGGCCGAGCAGACGCTCATCCAGAACTCCGAGCGTTATCTGCGCCCCCTCGCCGACCTCGCCGTCCTTTGGCGGGATCGTCCGGACCTGCTCGAAGAAAGCGTCGAGATCGCCAAACGCGTCGACTTCAAACTCACGGACATCAAATACCAGTACCCGCACTCGAAAATCCCCGCCGGGATGACCGCGACGACCTATATGCGCCACCTGGTCGAAGAGGGCGCCCGGCGCCGCTTTCCGAAAGGAGTCACGCCCGAAGTGCGGCATCAGATCGATCACGAACTCGAGATCATTCGCGACCTCGCTTACGAGGACTACTTCCTGACCGTGTACGAGATCTGCGAGTTCGCGCGCGAGAAAGGCATTTTATACCAGGGCCGCGGCAGCGCCGCGAACTCGGTCGCCTGCTTCTGCCTGGGTTTGACCGCCGTGCATCCCGAAAAGGTGGGACTGCTTTTCGAGCGCTTCATCTCGCGCGAGCGCCAGGAGCCCCCCGACATCGACATCGACTTCGAGCACGAACGCCGCGAAGAGGTGATCCAGCACATTTACCGCACTTACGGCTCCGAACACGCGGCGATGGTCTGCACCGTCATCCGGTTCAAATCCCGCCTCGCGATCCGCGAGGTCGCGAAGGTCCTCGGCATTCCGCTCTCCACCGTCAACGCCATGGTGAAGTTCATGGGCCGGGACGGCATGCGCCGCCTGGTCGCGGACGAAAGCCTCCACGAGAAATTCAAAATCGAGAAATGGCGCTGGCTCGCGATGCTGCAGCTAACCCAAGAGATCAAAGGTTTCCCCCGCCACCTCGGCATCCACACGGGCGGCTTCTTGATCACGCAAGAGCCGATCACGCGCATCGTGCCCGTCGAGAAAGCGACGATGGACGGTCGTTACGTCATCCAGTGGAACAAGGACGACATCAACGACATGAAGCTCATGAAAATCGACGTTCTGGGGCTCGGTATGCTCTCGGCGCTGCGCCGTTGTCTGGAGCTTTTGCGGACGCACAAAAATTTCCGCGGCGATCTTGCCGAGCTGCCGTCCGAAGATCCCGCGACCTACGACATGATCTGCAAGGCCGACACCGTGGGCGTCTTCCAGATTGAGTCGCGGGCGCAGATGCAGACGCTCCCACGGCTGCAACCCCGCAATTTCTACGACCTCGTGATCGAGATCGCGCTCGTGCGGCCCGGCCCGCTTCAGGGCGGCATGGTGCACCCCTACCTGCGGCGCCGCAAAGGCCTCGAAAAACCGACCTACGCCGTGAAAGAGCTCGAACCCGTGCTCCGGCGCACTCTCGGCGTCCCGATCTTCCAGGAGCAGGTCATGCAGATCGCGGTCGCCGCCGCGGGCTTCACCCCGGGCGAGTCGGACGAACTGCGCCGGATCATGTCGCGGGCCTGGCGCCAGGAAGGAACGATGGAGGGCGTGCGCGGCCGTCTGTTCCGCGGTATGGCCGAAAAAAACATTCCGCAGTCCATGGCCGAGCAAATCTACCAAACCATCGAAGGCTTCGCGAACTACGGCTTTCCCGAAAGCCACTCGGCGAGCTTCGCGCTGCTCGCCTACGCGAGCTGCTACATCAAGTGCCACCATCCGGACGTCTTCACCTGCGCGCTTCTGAACTCGCAGCCGATGGGCTTTTATCCGCCGCGCGTTTTGATCCGCGAAGCGCAAAAAAGCGGCGTGAAGTTCCTGCCCCTCGACATCCAAACGTCGGACGTCGAGTACCGACTGCTGTCGCGACCGCGAGAGGCCGAGGGCTACCGCGCGCCCGAACGCCCCCCGCGCCTTGATCACCTCGACGACATCCGGGTGGGCTTCATCGGCCTGTCCGCTTTTCCCCGCGAGTGGATGGAAAAGATCGTGAGTGAGCGGCACGCACGCGGACACTACCTGTCGCTCGAAGATTTCGTGCGCCGGCTGGAAATGCCGCGCCCCCTACTGGCGAAACTCGCGCGGGCGGGCGCCTTCCAATGCTGGGGGCTCGAACCCCGCCGTCTTTTGTGGCAGATCGAAAGCCTGTCGCTGGATCCGCAGAGTTTTCTGTGGGGCCAGGCGAAGGAAAATCCCGACGACCGCGAAACCGAATTGCCCTTCGAGTCCAATTGGGACCGCATGGCGCGCGAATACGAAAGCTCGGGCTATTCGCTGGACACGCATCCGCTCGGCATCTTGCGCGCCGGAATCAATGCCCGCAGCGAACAGCTGCGCGCCCGTCGGCTCATCCCGTTTTCGGATTCACGCGACCTCGAGCGTGACCGCAGCGGTTTGAAGGTGCGGGTCGCCGGCATGATCGGCGTGACCCAGCGCCCGCCCACCGCGAAGGGGATGTGCTTCATCACGCTCGAAGACGAATTCGGCTTCATGAATATCGTGATCCCGCCCGACGTCTACCAAAGGGACCGGCACACGGTCTACTCGAACGGTTTTCTGGAGGTCCAAGGCCGACTCGAAAAAACCGGCGACGGCCTCGTCAACCTGCGCGCCGAGCGGGTGTTCCTGTTGCGGATCGAGACCACAACCCCCGAGCTCGATCACAGCTCACGACATTGGTAA